From the Perognathus longimembris pacificus isolate PPM17 chromosome 9, ASM2315922v1, whole genome shotgun sequence genome, one window contains:
- the LOC125357334 gene encoding p53 apoptosis effector related to PMP-22 — translation MLRCGLACERCRWILPLLLLSAIAFDIIALSGRGWLQSSTHLQTSSLWWRCFDEGGGSGSYDQGCQSLMEYAWGRAAAATLFCGFIILCICFVLSFFALCGPQMLVFLRVIGGLLALAAVFQIISLVIYPVKYTQTFSLHANPAVLYIYNWAYGFGWAATIILIGCSFFFCCLPNYEDDLLGNAKPRYFYTSA, via the exons ATGCTGCGCTGCGGCCTGGCCTGCGAGCGCTGCAGGTGGATTCTGCCCCTGCTGCTGCTCAGCGCCATCGCCTTCGACATCATCGCGCTGTCCGGCCGCGGCTGGCTGCAGTCGAGCACCCACCTCCAGACGTCCTCGCTGTGGTGGAGATGCTTCGACGAGGGCGGCGGCAGCGGCTCCTACGACCAGGGCTGCCAGAGCCTCATGGAATACG CTTGGGGGAGAGCAGCGGCCGCTACGCTCTTCTGTGGCTTCATCATCCTGTGCATCTGCTTCGTCCTCTCCTTCTTTGCCCTCTGCGGACCCCAAATGCTGGTCTTCCTGAGGGTGATTGGAGGCCTCCTGGCTCTCGCTG cTGTGTTCCAGATCATTTCCCTGGTCATCTACCCCGTGAAGTACACCCAGACCTTCAGCCTTCACGCCAACCCTGCCGTCCTTTACATCTATAACTGGGCCTATGGCTTCGGATGGGCAGCCACGATCATCCTGATTGgttgttcctttttcttctgcTGCCTCCCCAACTATGAGGATGACCTGCTGGGCAATGCTAAGCCCAGGTACTTCTACACCTCTGCCTGA